The Primulina eburnea isolate SZY01 chromosome 6, ASM2296580v1, whole genome shotgun sequence genome contains a region encoding:
- the LOC140834031 gene encoding probable LRR receptor-like serine/threonine-protein kinase At1g06840 isoform X4: MWNNIGGAIPKEIGNLTSLELLLLNGNQLTGSLPDELGNLSNLNRIQIDQNQISGPIPKSFANLINGKHFHMNNNSLSGQIPRELSQIPFLVHLLLDNNNLSGPLPPELSEMSNLLILQLDNNNLEGTTIPPSYGNMSRLLKLSLRNCSLKGPIPNWSNMTDIAYIDLSQNQLGGSIPTDELSRNITTMDLSNNNLNGTIPDTFTRLPHLQKLSLANNSLSGSVSSVLWQNRKLNASEGLVLDFEYNTFSDITGSLSIQPNATIRLRGNPVCSTSNLTQFCGSHEGEFSYRLNFTRVHGCDPKCRPPYQSILAASVGRCFCAAPLYIGYRLKSPGFSYFLPYEDQFKEYLSSGLKLEKYQLDIDSAAWQKGPRLRMHLRVFPKYNNDTKISLFNSSEVFWINEMFSVWGVHETQVFGPYEFLNFTYPSDGSRPGMSKGALAGILLGTIAGSVALTAFVSILIMKRHIQKRYKSSKRRHSSRINLRIDGVKDFSYDEMALATNNFDCTSVVGQGGYGKVYRGTLNDGTVVAIKRALEGSLQGEKEFLTEIELLSRLHHRNLVSLIGYCDEDDEQMLIYEFMSNGTLRDHLSGKSKVPLRFAMRVKTALGAAKGVLYLHTEANPPIFHRDIKASNILLDSKFNSKVADFGLSRLAPVPELEGDVPSHISTVVKGTPGYLDPEYFLTHKLTDKSDVYSLGVVFMELLTGMHPISHGKNIVREVNVAYHSGTIFSVIDERMGSYPSECVEKLINLALKCCQEVRNNRPCMKEVVTELESIWLMMPESDPKTTESVVTDDSVTTVTPSSSSSTLRNPCVSQDISGSDLVSNVIPTIAPR; encoded by the exons ATGTGGAATAACATCGGAGGAGCAATCCCGAAGGAGATAGGAAACCTCACATCATTAGAGCTATT GCTGCTGAATGGCAATCAATTAACAGGTTCACTGCCTGATGAGCTTGGTAATCTTTCCAATTTGAACAGGATACAAATCGACCAGAACCAAATATCTGGACCAATACCCAAGTCATTCGCTAATTTGATCAACGGAAAACATTT TCACATGAATAATAATTCACTCAGTGGGCAAATACCACGAGAGCTGTCCCAAATTCCGTTTCTTGTTCATTT GTTGCTTGACAACAACAATTTATCTGGACcccttccaccagaactgtctgaAATGTCAAACTTACTGATACT TCAACTTGATAACAACAATTTGGAGGGGACAACAATTCCTCCCTCATATGGCAACATGTCTCGCCTTTTAAAACT GAGTCTAAGGAACTGTAGTTTGAAGGGGCCAATTCCTAATTGGAGCAACATGACTGATATTGCTTACAT AGATTTGAGCCAGAACCAGCTTGGCGGATCTATACCAACTGATGAACTTTCTCGGAACATCACTACAAT GGATCTTTCAAACAACAATCTAAATGGAACGATTCCTGACACTTTTACAAGGCTTCCCCATTTACAGAAATT GTCCCTAGCAAACAATTCGTTAAGTGGTTCTGTTTCATCCGTCCTTTGGCAAAATAGGAAGTTAAATGCATCTGAGGGACTTGTTCT AGATTTTGAGTACAATACGTTTTCAGATATAACGGGCAGTCTTTCCATCCAACCCAATGCCACCATCAG GCTTAGAGGGAATCCGGTATGCTCAACTAGTAACTTGACTCAGTTCTGTGGGTCTCATGAGGGAGAATTCAGTTATAGGTTAAACTTTACAAGGGTCCATGGTTGTGATCCTAAATGCCGACCTCCTTATCAGTCCATCCTGGCAGCTTCTGTTGGACGTTGCTTCTGTGCTGCACCTCTGTATATTGGATATCGCTTGAAGAGTCCTGGGTTCTCGTATTTTCTTCCTTATGAAGATCAATTCAAAGAGTACCTAAGTTCTGGACTCAAATTGGAGAAGTATCAGCTTGACATTGATTCCGCTGCGTGGCAAAAGGGACCACGTCTGAGAATGCACCTGAGGGTATTCCCAAAGTACAACAATGATACAAAAATTTCATTATTTAACAGTAGTGAAGTTTTTTGGATTAATGAGATGTTCAGTGTATGGGGAGTTCATGAAACCCAAGTTTTTGGACCTTACGAGTTTCTCAATTTCACATATCCTTCCGATG GGTCACGTCCTGGTATGAGCAAGGGAGCTTTGGCAGGGATTTTGCTTGGTACAATAGCTGGATCAGTTGCTCTAACTGCATTTGTGTCGATTCTCATAATGAAACGGCACATCCAAAAGCGGTACAAGTCTTCTAAGAGACGCCATT CATCTAGGATCAACCTCAGAATTGATGGTGTGAAAGATTTTTCATATGATGAAATGGCTCTGGCAACAAATAATTTTGACTGCACGAGCGTGGTTGGGCAAGGCGGCTACGGAAAAGTTTATAGAGGTACTCTGAATGATGGAACAGTTGTCGCTATAAAGCGTGCACTGGAGGGATCACTGCAAGGTGAGAAGGAGTTTCTCACAGAAATCGAACTCTTGTCTCGATTGCATCATAGGAACCTGGTTTCATTGATTGGATACTGTGATGAAGACGATGAGCAG ATGTTGATTTATGAATTCATGTCAAATGGCACCTTGAGAGATCATCTATCCG GCAAGTCTAAAGTGCCTCTGCGTTTTGCAATGAGGGTGAAAACTGCATTGGGTGCAGCCAAAGGTGTTCTTTACCTTCATACAGAAGCCAATCCTCCAATATTTCATCGGGATATCAAAGCAAGCAACATATTGTTGGACTCTAAGTTTAATTCCAAAGTTGCTGATTTTGGGTTATCACGTCTAGCTCCAGTGCCGGAGCTTGAAGGGGATGTACCTTCTCATATATCTACTGTTGTCAAGGGCACCCCG GGATACCTTGATCCAGAGTACTTCCTTACGCATAAGCTTACAGACAAAAGTGATGTTTATAGTCTTGGAGTCGTATTTATGGAGCTACTAACTGGAATGCACCCTATTTCTCATGGCAAAAACATTGTTCGTGAG GTCAACGTCGCATATCATTCTGGTACGATATTCTCTGTTATTGATGAGCGAATGGGATCTTATCCTTCTGAATGTGTCGAGAAGTTAATAAATCTAGCTCTTAAATGTTGCCAAGAGGTGAGAAATAACCGGCCCTGTATGAAAGAAGTGGTAACGGAACTCGAAAGCATATGGCTTATGATGCCCGAGTCTGACCCCAAGACAACAGAATCTGTAGTCACTGATGATTCTGTAACTACTGTGACTCCATCATCTTCATCGTCCACGTTGCGAAACCCATGCGTTTCGCAGGACATCTCTGGTAGTGATCTTGTCAGTAATGTCATTCCCACCATTGCACCAAGGTGA
- the LOC140834031 gene encoding probable LRR receptor-like serine/threonine-protein kinase At1g06840 isoform X2, producing MCQPCVLVFNSTPYFLLLKYYRLKKMAAALFTLFTNISVADQVNPRFRWLKRCEMIDNLGKKCVRGMPKACKNQLIVLFCCWTLLVIGADSQKTHPTEVNALFSIKKSLNNHPKELRSWNRGDPCASNWTGIICYNDTALGDGYFHVRELSFFNMNLSGSLAPEVGLLSYLKVLDIMWNNIGGAIPKEIGNLTSLELLLLNGNQLTGSLPDELGNLSNLNRIQIDQNQISGPIPKSFANLINGKHFHMNNNSLSGQIPRELSQIPFLVHFQLDNNNLEGTTIPPSYGNMSRLLKLSLRNCSLKGPIPNWSNMTDIAYIDLSQNQLGGSIPTDELSRNITTMDLSNNNLNGTIPDTFTRLPHLQKLSLANNSLSGSVSSVLWQNRKLNASEGLVLDFEYNTFSDITGSLSIQPNATIRLRGNPVCSTSNLTQFCGSHEGEFSYRLNFTRVHGCDPKCRPPYQSILAASVGRCFCAAPLYIGYRLKSPGFSYFLPYEDQFKEYLSSGLKLEKYQLDIDSAAWQKGPRLRMHLRVFPKYNNDTKISLFNSSEVFWINEMFSVWGVHETQVFGPYEFLNFTYPSDGSRPGMSKGALAGILLGTIAGSVALTAFVSILIMKRHIQKRYKSSKRRHSSRINLRIDGVKDFSYDEMALATNNFDCTSVVGQGGYGKVYRGTLNDGTVVAIKRALEGSLQGEKEFLTEIELLSRLHHRNLVSLIGYCDEDDEQMLIYEFMSNGTLRDHLSGKSKVPLRFAMRVKTALGAAKGVLYLHTEANPPIFHRDIKASNILLDSKFNSKVADFGLSRLAPVPELEGDVPSHISTVVKGTPGYLDPEYFLTHKLTDKSDVYSLGVVFMELLTGMHPISHGKNIVREVNVAYHSGTIFSVIDERMGSYPSECVEKLINLALKCCQEVRNNRPCMKEVVTELESIWLMMPESDPKTTESVVTDDSVTTVTPSSSSSTLRNPCVSQDISGSDLVSNVIPTIAPR from the exons ATGTGCCAACCATGTGTTCTTGTTTTCAATTCAACTCCATATTTTTTGCTGTTGAAATATTATCGATTGAAAAAGATGGCTGCTGCTCTATTCACCCTTTTCACCAATATTTCTGTAGCCGACCAAGTCAATCCCCGGTTTC GTTGGCTCAAAAGGTGTGAAATGATCGACAATCTTGGAAAAAAGTGTGTTCGTGGGATGCCCAAAGCTTGTAAAAATCAGCTGATCGTGCTTTTTTGCTGCTGGACTTTGTTGGTAATTGGTGCAGATAGTCAAAAAACTCATCCAACTGAAG TCAATGCATTATTTTCCATAAAGAAAAGTCTGAACAATCACCCCAAAGAACTTCGCAGCTGGAACAGGGGGGATCCTTGTGCATCAAATTGGACGGGGATTATCTGCTATAACGATACCGCACTGGGTGATGGTTACTTTCATGTCAGAGAATT GTCATTTTTTAATATGAATCTTTCAGGAAGTTTAGCACCAGAAGTTGGCCTTCTATCTTATCTGAAAGTACT GGATATCATGTGGAATAACATCGGAGGAGCAATCCCGAAGGAGATAGGAAACCTCACATCATTAGAGCTATT GCTGCTGAATGGCAATCAATTAACAGGTTCACTGCCTGATGAGCTTGGTAATCTTTCCAATTTGAACAGGATACAAATCGACCAGAACCAAATATCTGGACCAATACCCAAGTCATTCGCTAATTTGATCAACGGAAAACATTT TCACATGAATAATAATTCACTCAGTGGGCAAATACCACGAGAGCTGTCCCAAATTCCGTTTCTTGTTCATTT TCAACTTGATAACAACAATTTGGAGGGGACAACAATTCCTCCCTCATATGGCAACATGTCTCGCCTTTTAAAACT GAGTCTAAGGAACTGTAGTTTGAAGGGGCCAATTCCTAATTGGAGCAACATGACTGATATTGCTTACAT AGATTTGAGCCAGAACCAGCTTGGCGGATCTATACCAACTGATGAACTTTCTCGGAACATCACTACAAT GGATCTTTCAAACAACAATCTAAATGGAACGATTCCTGACACTTTTACAAGGCTTCCCCATTTACAGAAATT GTCCCTAGCAAACAATTCGTTAAGTGGTTCTGTTTCATCCGTCCTTTGGCAAAATAGGAAGTTAAATGCATCTGAGGGACTTGTTCT AGATTTTGAGTACAATACGTTTTCAGATATAACGGGCAGTCTTTCCATCCAACCCAATGCCACCATCAG GCTTAGAGGGAATCCGGTATGCTCAACTAGTAACTTGACTCAGTTCTGTGGGTCTCATGAGGGAGAATTCAGTTATAGGTTAAACTTTACAAGGGTCCATGGTTGTGATCCTAAATGCCGACCTCCTTATCAGTCCATCCTGGCAGCTTCTGTTGGACGTTGCTTCTGTGCTGCACCTCTGTATATTGGATATCGCTTGAAGAGTCCTGGGTTCTCGTATTTTCTTCCTTATGAAGATCAATTCAAAGAGTACCTAAGTTCTGGACTCAAATTGGAGAAGTATCAGCTTGACATTGATTCCGCTGCGTGGCAAAAGGGACCACGTCTGAGAATGCACCTGAGGGTATTCCCAAAGTACAACAATGATACAAAAATTTCATTATTTAACAGTAGTGAAGTTTTTTGGATTAATGAGATGTTCAGTGTATGGGGAGTTCATGAAACCCAAGTTTTTGGACCTTACGAGTTTCTCAATTTCACATATCCTTCCGATG GGTCACGTCCTGGTATGAGCAAGGGAGCTTTGGCAGGGATTTTGCTTGGTACAATAGCTGGATCAGTTGCTCTAACTGCATTTGTGTCGATTCTCATAATGAAACGGCACATCCAAAAGCGGTACAAGTCTTCTAAGAGACGCCATT CATCTAGGATCAACCTCAGAATTGATGGTGTGAAAGATTTTTCATATGATGAAATGGCTCTGGCAACAAATAATTTTGACTGCACGAGCGTGGTTGGGCAAGGCGGCTACGGAAAAGTTTATAGAGGTACTCTGAATGATGGAACAGTTGTCGCTATAAAGCGTGCACTGGAGGGATCACTGCAAGGTGAGAAGGAGTTTCTCACAGAAATCGAACTCTTGTCTCGATTGCATCATAGGAACCTGGTTTCATTGATTGGATACTGTGATGAAGACGATGAGCAG ATGTTGATTTATGAATTCATGTCAAATGGCACCTTGAGAGATCATCTATCCG GCAAGTCTAAAGTGCCTCTGCGTTTTGCAATGAGGGTGAAAACTGCATTGGGTGCAGCCAAAGGTGTTCTTTACCTTCATACAGAAGCCAATCCTCCAATATTTCATCGGGATATCAAAGCAAGCAACATATTGTTGGACTCTAAGTTTAATTCCAAAGTTGCTGATTTTGGGTTATCACGTCTAGCTCCAGTGCCGGAGCTTGAAGGGGATGTACCTTCTCATATATCTACTGTTGTCAAGGGCACCCCG GGATACCTTGATCCAGAGTACTTCCTTACGCATAAGCTTACAGACAAAAGTGATGTTTATAGTCTTGGAGTCGTATTTATGGAGCTACTAACTGGAATGCACCCTATTTCTCATGGCAAAAACATTGTTCGTGAG GTCAACGTCGCATATCATTCTGGTACGATATTCTCTGTTATTGATGAGCGAATGGGATCTTATCCTTCTGAATGTGTCGAGAAGTTAATAAATCTAGCTCTTAAATGTTGCCAAGAGGTGAGAAATAACCGGCCCTGTATGAAAGAAGTGGTAACGGAACTCGAAAGCATATGGCTTATGATGCCCGAGTCTGACCCCAAGACAACAGAATCTGTAGTCACTGATGATTCTGTAACTACTGTGACTCCATCATCTTCATCGTCCACGTTGCGAAACCCATGCGTTTCGCAGGACATCTCTGGTAGTGATCTTGTCAGTAATGTCATTCCCACCATTGCACCAAGGTGA
- the LOC140834031 gene encoding probable LRR receptor-like serine/threonine-protein kinase At1g06840 isoform X3: MIDNLGKKCVRGMPKACKNQLIVLFCCWTLLVIGADSQKTHPTEVNALFSIKKSLNNHPKELRSWNRGDPCASNWTGIICYNDTALGDGYFHVRELSFFNMNLSGSLAPEVGLLSYLKVLDIMWNNIGGAIPKEIGNLTSLELLLLNGNQLTGSLPDELGNLSNLNRIQIDQNQISGPIPKSFANLINGKHFHMNNNSLSGQIPRELSQIPFLVHLLLDNNNLSGPLPPELSEMSNLLILQLDNNNLEGTTIPPSYGNMSRLLKLSLRNCSLKGPIPNWSNMTDIAYIDLSQNQLGGSIPTDELSRNITTMDLSNNNLNGTIPDTFTRLPHLQKLSLANNSLSGSVSSVLWQNRKLNASEGLVLDFEYNTFSDITGSLSIQPNATIRLRGNPVCSTSNLTQFCGSHEGEFSYRLNFTRVHGCDPKCRPPYQSILAASVGRCFCAAPLYIGYRLKSPGFSYFLPYEDQFKEYLSSGLKLEKYQLDIDSAAWQKGPRLRMHLRVFPKYNNDTKISLFNSSEVFWINEMFSVWGVHETQVFGPYEFLNFTYPSDGSRPGMSKGALAGILLGTIAGSVALTAFVSILIMKRHIQKRYKSSKRRHSSRINLRIDGVKDFSYDEMALATNNFDCTSVVGQGGYGKVYRGTLNDGTVVAIKRALEGSLQGEKEFLTEIELLSRLHHRNLVSLIGYCDEDDEQMLIYEFMSNGTLRDHLSGKSKVPLRFAMRVKTALGAAKGVLYLHTEANPPIFHRDIKASNILLDSKFNSKVADFGLSRLAPVPELEGDVPSHISTVVKGTPGYLDPEYFLTHKLTDKSDVYSLGVVFMELLTGMHPISHGKNIVREVNVAYHSGTIFSVIDERMGSYPSECVEKLINLALKCCQEVRNNRPCMKEVVTELESIWLMMPESDPKTTESVVTDDSVTTVTPSSSSSTLRNPCVSQDISGSDLVSNVIPTIAPR; the protein is encoded by the exons ATGATCGACAATCTTGGAAAAAAGTGTGTTCGTGGGATGCCCAAAGCTTGTAAAAATCAGCTGATCGTGCTTTTTTGCTGCTGGACTTTGTTGGTAATTGGTGCAGATAGTCAAAAAACTCATCCAACTGAAG TCAATGCATTATTTTCCATAAAGAAAAGTCTGAACAATCACCCCAAAGAACTTCGCAGCTGGAACAGGGGGGATCCTTGTGCATCAAATTGGACGGGGATTATCTGCTATAACGATACCGCACTGGGTGATGGTTACTTTCATGTCAGAGAATT GTCATTTTTTAATATGAATCTTTCAGGAAGTTTAGCACCAGAAGTTGGCCTTCTATCTTATCTGAAAGTACT GGATATCATGTGGAATAACATCGGAGGAGCAATCCCGAAGGAGATAGGAAACCTCACATCATTAGAGCTATT GCTGCTGAATGGCAATCAATTAACAGGTTCACTGCCTGATGAGCTTGGTAATCTTTCCAATTTGAACAGGATACAAATCGACCAGAACCAAATATCTGGACCAATACCCAAGTCATTCGCTAATTTGATCAACGGAAAACATTT TCACATGAATAATAATTCACTCAGTGGGCAAATACCACGAGAGCTGTCCCAAATTCCGTTTCTTGTTCATTT GTTGCTTGACAACAACAATTTATCTGGACcccttccaccagaactgtctgaAATGTCAAACTTACTGATACT TCAACTTGATAACAACAATTTGGAGGGGACAACAATTCCTCCCTCATATGGCAACATGTCTCGCCTTTTAAAACT GAGTCTAAGGAACTGTAGTTTGAAGGGGCCAATTCCTAATTGGAGCAACATGACTGATATTGCTTACAT AGATTTGAGCCAGAACCAGCTTGGCGGATCTATACCAACTGATGAACTTTCTCGGAACATCACTACAAT GGATCTTTCAAACAACAATCTAAATGGAACGATTCCTGACACTTTTACAAGGCTTCCCCATTTACAGAAATT GTCCCTAGCAAACAATTCGTTAAGTGGTTCTGTTTCATCCGTCCTTTGGCAAAATAGGAAGTTAAATGCATCTGAGGGACTTGTTCT AGATTTTGAGTACAATACGTTTTCAGATATAACGGGCAGTCTTTCCATCCAACCCAATGCCACCATCAG GCTTAGAGGGAATCCGGTATGCTCAACTAGTAACTTGACTCAGTTCTGTGGGTCTCATGAGGGAGAATTCAGTTATAGGTTAAACTTTACAAGGGTCCATGGTTGTGATCCTAAATGCCGACCTCCTTATCAGTCCATCCTGGCAGCTTCTGTTGGACGTTGCTTCTGTGCTGCACCTCTGTATATTGGATATCGCTTGAAGAGTCCTGGGTTCTCGTATTTTCTTCCTTATGAAGATCAATTCAAAGAGTACCTAAGTTCTGGACTCAAATTGGAGAAGTATCAGCTTGACATTGATTCCGCTGCGTGGCAAAAGGGACCACGTCTGAGAATGCACCTGAGGGTATTCCCAAAGTACAACAATGATACAAAAATTTCATTATTTAACAGTAGTGAAGTTTTTTGGATTAATGAGATGTTCAGTGTATGGGGAGTTCATGAAACCCAAGTTTTTGGACCTTACGAGTTTCTCAATTTCACATATCCTTCCGATG GGTCACGTCCTGGTATGAGCAAGGGAGCTTTGGCAGGGATTTTGCTTGGTACAATAGCTGGATCAGTTGCTCTAACTGCATTTGTGTCGATTCTCATAATGAAACGGCACATCCAAAAGCGGTACAAGTCTTCTAAGAGACGCCATT CATCTAGGATCAACCTCAGAATTGATGGTGTGAAAGATTTTTCATATGATGAAATGGCTCTGGCAACAAATAATTTTGACTGCACGAGCGTGGTTGGGCAAGGCGGCTACGGAAAAGTTTATAGAGGTACTCTGAATGATGGAACAGTTGTCGCTATAAAGCGTGCACTGGAGGGATCACTGCAAGGTGAGAAGGAGTTTCTCACAGAAATCGAACTCTTGTCTCGATTGCATCATAGGAACCTGGTTTCATTGATTGGATACTGTGATGAAGACGATGAGCAG ATGTTGATTTATGAATTCATGTCAAATGGCACCTTGAGAGATCATCTATCCG GCAAGTCTAAAGTGCCTCTGCGTTTTGCAATGAGGGTGAAAACTGCATTGGGTGCAGCCAAAGGTGTTCTTTACCTTCATACAGAAGCCAATCCTCCAATATTTCATCGGGATATCAAAGCAAGCAACATATTGTTGGACTCTAAGTTTAATTCCAAAGTTGCTGATTTTGGGTTATCACGTCTAGCTCCAGTGCCGGAGCTTGAAGGGGATGTACCTTCTCATATATCTACTGTTGTCAAGGGCACCCCG GGATACCTTGATCCAGAGTACTTCCTTACGCATAAGCTTACAGACAAAAGTGATGTTTATAGTCTTGGAGTCGTATTTATGGAGCTACTAACTGGAATGCACCCTATTTCTCATGGCAAAAACATTGTTCGTGAG GTCAACGTCGCATATCATTCTGGTACGATATTCTCTGTTATTGATGAGCGAATGGGATCTTATCCTTCTGAATGTGTCGAGAAGTTAATAAATCTAGCTCTTAAATGTTGCCAAGAGGTGAGAAATAACCGGCCCTGTATGAAAGAAGTGGTAACGGAACTCGAAAGCATATGGCTTATGATGCCCGAGTCTGACCCCAAGACAACAGAATCTGTAGTCACTGATGATTCTGTAACTACTGTGACTCCATCATCTTCATCGTCCACGTTGCGAAACCCATGCGTTTCGCAGGACATCTCTGGTAGTGATCTTGTCAGTAATGTCATTCCCACCATTGCACCAAGGTGA